The DNA region AGTGCCTTATGAGGTTCCGAGAAGGTAAACTCGCTGATAATCGGTGACATGATACCGGCTGCAGTGATCATGGAGACAGTCGCCGAACCTTGGGTAATACGCACGGCACAGGCTATCAGGTAGGCCAACACGATCGCAGGTAATCCAAAATCGGCCATACTGTCGGCCATCATTTCACCGATGCCGCTGTCAATCAGCACCTGTTTGAATACACCGCCGGCCCCTGTAATCAGAATAATTACACCGGCCGGTTTCAGGGCCTCCATACTTAAATCAGATAGCTGACTGCGGTCGGTACCGCGCCTAGTCCCCAACCAATAGAGAGCCATTAATACCGCAATGATAAGGGCAACGAAGGGATGTCCGACAAAAGTGAAAAATCCAGTCAAGGGACCTTCTTCAAGCACATCCGCACCCACCAGTGCATCTGTAAGGGTATTGCTGAGAATCAGAATTAAAGGAATGCTTATTATGGCACAAATGAGCCCGAATGACGGGAGAGTTGATTCCTCATCGGCAGTATCTTCAACATTCATGTAGTCTGGAATACCCACATGAATTTTTTTGCTGATGTACCGCCCAAATACCGGTCCGGCAAGAATAGCTGCAGGGATTCCGATTATGAAGCCAAACAGGATGATCCAGCCGAGGTCCGCACCAATTATTTCCGCAACTGCAATAGGACCCGGTGTCGGCGGAATAAAACTGTGGGTAACAGCTAGACCGGTAAGCAGCGGGATGCCATAGTAAAGCAGGGATTTGCCGGTGTCGCGAGCCAAGGCATAGACCAGCGGCACCAGGATGATAAAACCTACATCAAAGAAAACAGGAATAGCAACAAAAAATCCGGTAATCATGAGTGCCCAGGAAGCATTCTCTCGTCCGAACTTTTTGAGCAGGGTCTGTGCCAGGGCTTCAGCTCCTCCTGAGTGTTCCAGAATTTGTCCGAATATGGCTCCCAGTCCTACGACGGTGGCTACAAAGCCAAGCGTGCCTCCCATACCGTTTTGAATGCTATCAATGACTGAGGATGCCGGCATGCCTGAGGCAATCCCGACAAAAATACTTGAGATCAGCAGGGAGATAAACGCGTTTATCTTTAATTTGGTAACCAGGAACAGCAGCAATGCTATTCCCCCAAGAGTTGCCAGCAAAAGTTGCGTTTCCATAGACGATTAGGTTTTGTCGTTTGCGTTACTCCAGTCTGTATGAAAATACTCGCCGCGAGGCCGGTCTACCCGTTCGTAGGTATGCGCTCCGAAGAAGTCGCGTTGGGCTTGTATCAGGTTGGCAGGCAGCTTTTCCGACCTCAGCATATCATACTGCGCAAGGACATTGCTCATGGCCGGCACTGGAACTCCGTATTGTATAGCGGTTGATGCTACATTCCTAAGCTCGGGAATCAAATCAAGGAGTTTCATGCTGAAAAGTTCAGTTTTAAGCAGATGAGAACTATTTATTTCGGCTTGTAATGCTTTTCGCACCGGTATCAGTAATTCCGACCGTATGATACAACCGTTCTGCCAAACACGGGCTACCTCAGCAAGGTCGATGTTCCAATTCTTCTCTTCCGAAAGTTGCTTTATAAAAAAGAATCCTTCAGCCAGTGTGATGACTCTTCCGGCAATCAAAGCTTTTTCAAGAGCGGTAACGAACCGGGAAGCTTCTCCACTATCAAGGGGTTGTTGTGAAGGCTCGCCTAGCTTTTGGGATAGGTTAATTCGAAGCCCCTTGAAACTGGAAAATACCCTTGAAAATACTGCGGACGTGATAGTTGGTAAAGGAGTCCCGCTCTCCAGTGCCGAAACCGATGTCCAAAGACCGGTGCCTTTTTGGCCGGCTGAATCCAATATTTTTTCTACCAACGGTTCACCCTTGTCATCTGTGACTTTAAGAATCTTGGAAGTGATTTCTAGCAGATAAGAGTTTAGTTCTCCCGAATTCCAACTCTCAAAGACGGTGCCAATTTCGCGGATTGGCATCTCTAGCACTTCCCTCATAAAGTGATAGCACTCGGCAATGAGCTGCATGTCGGCATATTCGATGCCATTGTGCACCATTTTAACAAAGTGACCGGCGCCTTCCGTACCAATCCAGGTGCAACAGGGTTTGCCCTCAGGGTCGGTAGCCGCAATATTTTGCAATATGGGTTTAAGACTTTTCCAGGCTGTTTTGGAACCGCCCGGCATCAGAGAGGGTCCCCGACGGGCGCCCGTTTCACCGCCAGAAACGCCCATACCGACAAAGTGAATTTCCATTTCCTGAAGCTTCTGAACTCTACGGACGGTGTCCTTGAAGTGAGAATTACCGCCGTCAATCAGGATGTCACCGGGCGAAAGAAGAGGCGTCAACTGGTCGATAACCTTGTCGACTGCATCACCGGCTTTGACCATCAACAATACTTTTCGCGGCGGTTTCAGAGAACCGATAAATGCTTCCGGGGATTCGGTGCCAACAAAATCTTTGTTCTTGCCTTCTTCTTCCAGAAAGGATGAAACTATATCTTCTTCTTTGCCCGGAACCGTGCGGTTATACAGGGAAACCCTGTAGCCATGCTCTTCGAGGTTAAGGGCCAGGTTGCGCCCCATAACTCCCAATCCATACACCCCGATATTCCCT from Halalkalibaculum roseum includes:
- a CDS encoding GntP family permease; this encodes METQLLLATLGGIALLLFLVTKLKINAFISLLISSIFVGIASGMPASSVIDSIQNGMGGTLGFVATVVGLGAIFGQILEHSGGAEALAQTLLKKFGRENASWALMITGFFVAIPVFFDVGFIILVPLVYALARDTGKSLLYYGIPLLTGLAVTHSFIPPTPGPIAVAEIIGADLGWIILFGFIIGIPAAILAGPVFGRYISKKIHVGIPDYMNVEDTADEESTLPSFGLICAIISIPLILILSNTLTDALVGADVLEEGPLTGFFTFVGHPFVALIIAVLMALYWLGTRRGTDRSQLSDLSMEALKPAGVIILITGAGGVFKQVLIDSGIGEMMADSMADFGLPAIVLAYLIACAVRITQGSATVSMITAAGIMSPIISEFTFSEPHKALIALAIASGATILSHVNDSGFWLVNRYLGLSEKETLQSWTVMETIISVTGFVLALGLSFFF
- the gnd gene encoding decarboxylating NADP(+)-dependent phosphogluconate dehydrogenase, with the translated sequence MMGKGNIGVYGLGVMGRNLALNLEEHGYRVSLYNRTVPGKEEDIVSSFLEEEGKNKDFVGTESPEAFIGSLKPPRKVLLMVKAGDAVDKVIDQLTPLLSPGDILIDGGNSHFKDTVRRVQKLQEMEIHFVGMGVSGGETGARRGPSLMPGGSKTAWKSLKPILQNIAATDPEGKPCCTWIGTEGAGHFVKMVHNGIEYADMQLIAECYHFMREVLEMPIREIGTVFESWNSGELNSYLLEITSKILKVTDDKGEPLVEKILDSAGQKGTGLWTSVSALESGTPLPTITSAVFSRVFSSFKGLRINLSQKLGEPSQQPLDSGEASRFVTALEKALIAGRVITLAEGFFFIKQLSEEKNWNIDLAEVARVWQNGCIIRSELLIPVRKALQAEINSSHLLKTELFSMKLLDLIPELRNVASTAIQYGVPVPAMSNVLAQYDMLRSEKLPANLIQAQRDFFGAHTYERVDRPRGEYFHTDWSNANDKT